The following coding sequences are from one Nilaparvata lugens isolate BPH chromosome 6, ASM1435652v1, whole genome shotgun sequence window:
- the LOC111055336 gene encoding 60S ribosomal protein L39-like, whose translation MSAHKTTFKIKQKLAMKLKQNRPIPQWVRMRTGNTITYNAKRRHWRTKLKLKDN comes from the coding sequence ATGTCGGCGCATAAGACGACATTTAAAATAAAGCAGAAGCTTGCCATGAAATTGAAGCAAAATCGGCCGATTCCACAATGGGTGAGAATGCGCACTGGAAATACCATTACGTACAACGCTAAACGTAGACACTGGAGAACCAAGCTGAAATTGAAAGAT